The Chitinophaga sp. H8 region CTTTCTGTAAAGTTTCTTTAAGGCCTGCCCGTTCTATGATATAAGCAATCGTATCCAGCAAAAGCGGATTGTTGGCGAGATAATCATAAATGGTCCCCTTATAATGCGGATCAGCAAGTCCGGTATCTATATAATAATCCTTCTTACATGCATTCAGCAATATTGCTCCCAATAGCAGTATACCAACAATTGGCAATAATTTTTTCATAACATATTTTTTGGCAGTGAGTAGCATCGCTTTTATCATTATTTCACCCAGTAATCATTTTGTGTAATCAGCGGATTGTTCTTTACGGCATCATCATAGATGGGCCATGTCCAGGCACGTTTGGCCATCTGTTCTGTTGTGAGATAGTTTTCGCACGCTTCCTTATCCATCACCCGTCCGGTACGTACTAAGTCATACCATATATGCCCTTCGCCCATCAGCTCTTTTTCTCTTTCCAGGAAAATAGCATCCTGCAAAGGTTTTCCGGTGTTGCCAGTATACAATCTGGCCCCTGCGCGTTTCCGGATCATGTTTAATAAAGTAATGGCTTCGCCATCCTGTTTAAGATTGGCCAGTGCTTCTGCCCGTAATAAAATCAGGTCAGCATAACGGAACAGGATAAAGTTGGCATCATAATCTCTCGTATCCGGGTTAGATACAGAAGAAAATTTCAGGAACATGGCCGACTTGCCGTTATTCTGGCTGTAAGGATCATCAAACCAGAGTGTAAAACGGTTGTCAGGTTCTCCGGGAGGATACATCCGGTTCAGGTGTTTGATCATCGGGGTGATTTCACTGCTGGCACCATTATCCAATGCTGAATTAATAATAGGTTTATGCAGGGTCCATTGGCAAATCAGCGAATGGAACTCTACTCCGTAGTTAATATCAAGCGACAATTCAAAGATTCCTTCTTCGGAACGGCCTTTAAAGATGTTCTGAAATGATTCCTTGGTATAGGGAACCAGTTCGTAAGCGTGCAGGTCCATCACTTCTTTTGAAAGATCAGCTGCATTCTGCCAGTATTTATTCACATTGGCTTTATCAAATCCTGCCAGCCACATGTTCATATGTGCCATCAAGGTAAGCGCTGCCCCCTGTGTGGCTCTTACAGCCCGGTTAGCAGGATCCGAATAACTTACCGGCAAATCATCTTTACAGGAAGCCATATCCTCCAGGCAGGTTTTCAATACCTCTTCCATTTTTACCCTTGGCCGGATACTGATATCATAAGCATCAAATTGCAGGGGGACATCTCCGTACATACGTACCATAAAGAAGTAAATGAAAGAACGGATAAACTTCGCTTCTGCTACCAGGGTATTTTTTTCTGCGGTCGTAAAATCGCTTTGCTCTATCTTGGGAATCCTGTCAATACACAGATTAGCAGCTGCAATTGCCTGATAAAAGGTTGCCCATGATTTACCATCAGCGGTATTATCACTGCTTCCCAGCCAGCCGGATGTCATCAAATTTAAGCCCAATGCACGCAGATTATCCTTTCCAAACCAGTTCCAGTTGCCTGCCCGAAAATCCGCATTGTTATACAATGTACTATTCGTAAACTTTGACAGTAACTTATTATAAGCACCTATAACCGCCTTATCCGCATCTACTTTATTCTTCCAGAAATCATTTCCCGAAAGTGTGTCCAGCGGTTTTACTTCCAGAAATTTCTTACAGCCATCCATGCTTATCAGCAAGCACAACAGCAGCCCAATTCTGTACCATGTTTTCATAACCGAATTCATTTATAATGTCATTAAAATTGAGCACCTATCCCAAATGTGAAACTGCTGGCAGCAGGATAACCATTAATATCATCCCTTCCCAGTGATGTAACTGTTTCCGGATTGGGACCGGAATAAGGCGAGAAGATGCCCACATTATACGCTGTTAAATAAGCCCGCAGCATGCGCAGATTCAGCTTCTTCATAAAACCGAAATTCCGGAAACTATAAGCAAATGTGATCTGGTTGATCTTGAAGTAAGAGCCATCTTCCTGATATAAACTCTGGTCCAGCCGGTTGGGTGCTACTGCGCCATCATGCTGGAAGGAACCTACTACCGCCGGGTATTTGGCAATATCGCCAGGTCTTTGCCAGGAATCCAGCAGGCTCAGATCATACAGATTCACCGGGCCTTCAGCAGTACCGCCTGAAGTAAGCGCCCATGGATACTGTAAACGCCATATCCTGGCTGCAATAGCATTATTCAGGATGCTCCTGTCTTTCAGATAAGAACAAAATATACTGAGGGAAAAATTCTTGTAGCTGAAAGTATTGTTCAATCCACCAGTGATTGCCGGATCAGGATTCCCCGTAATAATGTAGTCTGCCGCACCCAGGTTGTAATCACCATTCAGGTCCTTCCAGATAGGGTCTCCTCCCTGAAAGTATTGTGTACCACCACCCAGGAATGCCTTATAGCGTACGCCACGTACAGGATCTACCGGTACATCATCGGTAGTAGGATATACCCCTGTTGTTTCATACATATAATTGCTGATCGGATTGCGGCCTACCTTCAATGCCATAGACTGGTAGGTGGGCGCGCCCTGATCCCAGCGATAAAACTGACCACCACCAGGCAGCTCTGTCAGAATCCCTTTATTGTAGGCACCATTAATGGAAATGGTCCATTGAAAGCCTGTTACATTGGTAGATGCAATAGGCCGTGCAGTAATGGATATCTCATGCCCATAGTTCACCATCGCACCACCATTTACCTGTACCTTACCATAACCGGTAGCATCTGGTAAATAGTAGTCGCGCACCAAGTTGTAATTCCGTTTATAATAAGTATCGTAAATGATTTCTATCCGGCTCTTCAGGAAACCCAGGTCTACCCCAAAGTTAAACTGGGAAGACTTTTCCGGTTCCAGAGAAGGGTTAGGCATTACATCAAACCGGGGTGTAACACCTGAAATATTATTATAGGGTTTTCCCAGCTCATATACCCCCAATGAGTTCAGCAGTGTAGCGGTAGGACGGCTGTTTACACCATAGGTTACACGGACAGAGCCATAGTCCAGCCAGTGCATTTCACGCATGGCATTTTCCTTGGAAAAATTCCAGCGCACACCCACCGATGGATTTTTAGTGTAAGGATTATTTACCCCGGCAGCAGAGTTACCATCCAGACGGTAGGCCAGATCTATGCTATACTTTGTTCTGAAATTATACGATACAAACCCTGCCCAGGACGCTGCATGGTATACATACGATACAGGCGTCCCATTCACATTTATTCCTGCCGCATCATTCCAGGGATTACCAGGATAAAACCGCGGGGAATATCCGCGAGGTCCCCAGTAATAATCATTAGGACCATTACGCACATCGCGGATATGCTGATTATCTGTTTTAATATTTATTTCACTGAATATACTGGCATAAATATTATGCCCTTTTTCCACACTGGTACGGTTGCTGCTGAAGTTATAGTTAATACCATTACGTGTATTTAGTTCATCATGGCGGCCTACAAATCCGTACAGTCCTGTCTGATTATTGTTAGAAAAGGCCTGATTGAAACGATCCCTGGTATCTGTGTAGTAATCATAGGAAGTGGTGGAGTTAATTCTGAAATTATCAATAAACTCATAATCCACATCCACAAATCCACGGATATTCACGGTATTATTATCATCAATATTATTCTTGTAACCTTCCAGCTTGGAGTTACCTATGAATGAAGAAGGACCTGGCATCAGCGAAGAGGTAAATGCACTTCCGGCACCATTATCCGTTAACCCTCCGCCATTACCTCTTTGTTTCTGACCTAATGCCCCAAACAACTGCGCTCCTATGCGCAACCGCTTGTTTGGCTGCATATTTAATTGCATGTTCAGGCTGTACTTATTGAAGCCGGTGTTTTTGATAACCCCTTCATTCCTTTGATAAGCCAGGTTGGCCTTGTAATTCATTTTGATATCCCCGCCACTCACCTGCACGTTATTATTTGTATTTACTGTGGTTTGATAAAACAAGCCCTGCCAGTCAGTAGAATTGTTATAAAAACTATTGAGGCTATCTGTCAGGAATTGTACATTGATGTTAGGTTCTCCATTCCCGAGTATATTACGTGCATGCGCCTCATCTCTGGCATTCTGCAGGATTGAATTAATACGATACCGGCGCTCTGCATTTCCCCCTACCGTTGGTCTCAGCTGAGGCGCTTTATTCACAAATACACTGCTATTGATATCGATGATAGGCGTAGGTGAATTACCACGTCTGGTGGTAATTACAATTACCCCGTTTGCCCCACGGGATCCATACAGGGAGGTAGCCTGTGCATCCTTCATAATTTCGATAGACTGGATATCTTCCGGAGGAATCAGCGCCAATGGCCCGGTGGCAGCGCCAGGTTGCAGCAT contains the following coding sequences:
- a CDS encoding SusC/RagA family TonB-linked outer membrane protein, whose product is MIKRYSGMLVMLLMQLVLCCTTAFAQQKITVKGRVTDAATREGIPGVTIIDVRANKGLGVTNPDGNFTFTIESDKSVQFRYVGYKYETAKVKAVMNISLTMENKSLKEAVVVGYQKRTKETVSGSVAVISGKDLQDVPVGNVQELLQGKVAGLNIQNNTGAPGFRGTVSIRGVSQLNISGNGDQAYLATNNPLLVIDNVPIDFDGGISQSMLQPGAATGPLALIPPEDIQSIEIMKDAQATSLYGSRGANGVIVITTRRGNSPTPIIDINSSVFVNKAPQLRPTVGGNAERRYRINSILQNARDEAHARNILGNGEPNINVQFLTDSLNSFYNNSTDWQGLFYQTTVNTNNNVQVSGGDIKMNYKANLAYQRNEGVIKNTGFNKYSLNMQLNMQPNKRLRIGAQLFGALGQKQRGNGGGLTDNGAGSAFTSSLMPGPSSFIGNSKLEGYKNNIDDNNTVNIRGFVDVDYEFIDNFRINSTTSYDYYTDTRDRFNQAFSNNNQTGLYGFVGRHDELNTRNGINYNFSSNRTSVEKGHNIYASIFSEINIKTDNQHIRDVRNGPNDYYWGPRGYSPRFYPGNPWNDAAGINVNGTPVSYVYHAASWAGFVSYNFRTKYSIDLAYRLDGNSAAGVNNPYTKNPSVGVRWNFSKENAMREMHWLDYGSVRVTYGVNSRPTATLLNSLGVYELGKPYNNISGVTPRFDVMPNPSLEPEKSSQFNFGVDLGFLKSRIEIIYDTYYKRNYNLVRDYYLPDATGYGKVQVNGGAMVNYGHEISITARPIASTNVTGFQWTISINGAYNKGILTELPGGGQFYRWDQGAPTYQSMALKVGRNPISNYMYETTGVYPTTDDVPVDPVRGVRYKAFLGGGTQYFQGGDPIWKDLNGDYNLGAADYIITGNPDPAITGGLNNTFSYKNFSLSIFCSYLKDRSILNNAIAARIWRLQYPWALTSGGTAEGPVNLYDLSLLDSWQRPGDIAKYPAVVGSFQHDGAVAPNRLDQSLYQEDGSYFKINQITFAYSFRNFGFMKKLNLRMLRAYLTAYNVGIFSPYSGPNPETVTSLGRDDINGYPAASSFTFGIGAQF
- a CDS encoding RagB/SusD family nutrient uptake outer membrane protein, with the translated sequence MKTWYRIGLLLCLLISMDGCKKFLEVKPLDTLSGNDFWKNKVDADKAVIGAYNKLLSKFTNSTLYNNADFRAGNWNWFGKDNLRALGLNLMTSGWLGSSDNTADGKSWATFYQAIAAANLCIDRIPKIEQSDFTTAEKNTLVAEAKFIRSFIYFFMVRMYGDVPLQFDAYDISIRPRVKMEEVLKTCLEDMASCKDDLPVSYSDPANRAVRATQGAALTLMAHMNMWLAGFDKANVNKYWQNAADLSKEVMDLHAYELVPYTKESFQNIFKGRSEEGIFELSLDINYGVEFHSLICQWTLHKPIINSALDNGASSEITPMIKHLNRMYPPGEPDNRFTLWFDDPYSQNNGKSAMFLKFSSVSNPDTRDYDANFILFRYADLILLRAEALANLKQDGEAITLLNMIRKRAGARLYTGNTGKPLQDAIFLEREKELMGEGHIWYDLVRTGRVMDKEACENYLTTEQMAKRAWTWPIYDDAVKNNPLITQNDYWVK